Proteins encoded together in one Musa acuminata AAA Group cultivar baxijiao chromosome BXJ3-6, Cavendish_Baxijiao_AAA, whole genome shotgun sequence window:
- the LOC103988142 gene encoding putative UDP-glucuronate:xylan alpha-glucuronosyltransferase 3, with translation MWQMKPSCIANLILTKGFISASSTATDSMHRDDAGRRRPQRFKVDKYKVLFSERGSGCKLELLKLALFILVFCMGLTLAFSPPIHKEQQLLPSVSRSRLADAARIRQTTLSDPRYVSNLDVDWGRLSDVVKDISTKEGDLNVGLLNFNFSEVRSWQQTVPHAKLSSVHLNSADTSITWEVLYPEWIDEEEEYEVPACPSLPRPQVKKGSRFDLVAVKLPCDRSGSWSRDVARLHLQLAAAQLAAASQVHVLLVTECLPIPNLFTCKDLIGHGGNLWLYKPDSTVLEEKLRLPIGSCKLAIPFEAKVRSYTEAGRREAYATILHSAERYVCGAIAAARSIRSSGSARDLVILVDDTISEHDRSGLEAAGWKVRTMERIRNPKAKRDAYNEWNYSKFRLWQLTEYDKVVFLDADLLVLRNIDFLFALPEITAVGNNAALFNSGVMVVEPSNCTFQLLMDHIDEITSYNGGDQGYLNEIFTWWHRVPKSMNFLKHFWAGNTERRREKKNRLLGADPPALYVVHYLGLKPWLCFRDYDCNWDLRTYWGFASDAAHETWWKVHDTLTEKLKAFCLLTTKTKAYLEYNRRQAEKASYPDGHWRKNITDPRLHVCAEKFCSWESMLVHWGEKNSSNDRHTNANPSAALPSS, from the exons ATGTGGCAGATGAAGCCTTCCTGTATCGCCAACCTAATCCTCACGAAGGGGTTCATCTCTGCGTCTTCCACCGCCACTGATTCCATGCATCG GGATGACGCAGGTAGAAGACGACCTCAAAGGTTCAAGGTGGACAAGTACAAGGTTCTGTTTTCGGAGAGGGGATCAGGTTGCAAGCTTGAGTTGTTGAAGCTTGCCCTGTTCATCCTTGTGTTCTGCATGGGGTTGACGCTTGCTTTCTCGCCCCCAATCCACAAGGAGCAACAGCTGCTGCCCTCTGTTTCCAG GTCTCGATTGGCAGATGCTGCACGGATTCGGCAGACGACGCTTTCAGATCCTCGATACGTATCGAATTTGGATGTCGATTGGGGTCGATTGTCCGATGTTGTTAAGGATATAAGCACCAAGGAAGGAGATCTCAACGTTGGCCTACTAAACTTCAACTTCTCTGAAGTCAGATCGTGGCAGCAAACAGTGCCACATGCAAAGCTCTCATCGGTGCATCTGAATTCTGCTGATACGAGCATCACTTGGGAGGTTCTCTATCCGGAGTGGATCGACGAGGAGGAAGAGTATGAAGTGCCTGCTTGTCCTTCTCTCCCTCGTCCCCAGGtcaagaaaggatcaagattcgaTCTTGTTGCAGTCAAGCTGCCCTGTGATAGATCAGGCAGCTGGTCCAGGGATGTGGCCAGGTTGCACCTGCAGCTCGCGGCCGCCCAACTCGCTGCAGCTTCGCAGGTCCATGTCCTGCTAGTGACCGAGTGTCTCCCTATTCCAAACCTCTTCACCTGCAAAGATCTCATCGGACATGGAGGAAATCTTTGGCTGTACAAGCCTGACTCGACGGTATTGGAGGAGAAGCTTCGTCTTCCTATTGGGTCATGCAAACTCGCAATCCCCTTCGAAGCAAAAG TGCGGTCGTACACGGAGGCAGGACGGCGAGAAGCATACGCCACGATACTGCACTCAGCAGAACGCTACGTCTGCGGCGCGATTGCAGCAGCCCGAAGCATCCGCTCGTCGGGGTCCGCAAGGGACCTCGTGATCTTGGTGGACGACACCATAAGCGAGCATGACCGCAGCGGCCTCGAAGCTGCGGGGTGGAAGGTCAGAACCATGGAGAGGATCCGCAACCCCAAGGCCAAGCGCGACGCCTACAACGAGTGGAACTACAGCAAGTTCCGGCTGTGGCAGCTCACGGAGTACGACAAGGTCGTCTTCCTCGACGCCGACCTCCTCGTGCTGAGGAACATCGATTTCCTGTTCGCGTTGCCTGAGATAACTGCGGTGGGGAACAACGCCGCCCTCTTCAACTCAGGCGTGATGGTGGTGGAGCCATCCAACTGCACATTCCAGCTGCTGATGGATCACATCGACGAGATAACGTCCTACAATGGCGGCGACCAGGGTTACCTGAATGAGATCTTCACATGGTGGCACCGCGTCCCCAAGAGCATGAACTTCTTGAAGCACTTCTGGGCTGGGAACACagagaggaggagagagaagaagaacaGGTTGCTGGGAGCAGACCCACCGGCTCTCTACGTCGTTCACTACCTGGGGCTGAAGCCATGGCTGTGCTTCCGGGACTACGACTGTAACTGGGATCTGCGCACGTACTGGGGATTTGCCAGTGATGCAGCACACGAGACATGGTGGAAGGTGCATGATACCTTGACGGAGAAGCTGAAGGCCTTTTGTCTTCTAACAACCAAGACGAAGGCTTACTTGGAGTACAACAGGAGGCAGGCGGAGAAGGCGAGCTACCCTGACGGACACTGGAGGAAGAACATCACAGATCCAAGATTGCATGTCTGCGCAGAGAAGTTCTGCTCCTGGGAGAGCATGCTGGTGCATTGGGGTGAGAAGAACTCGTCCAATGATCGCCATACCAATGCGAATCCTTCTGCAGCTCTGCCTAGCTCGTAA
- the LOC135640373 gene encoding transcription factor HEC3-like, which translates to MENNISSNNGGSWDLEVSMGSQFPFDHTPLELFQTADPFQPHVNSPSFANTHASVQGGREGEQEEEEEALGAMKEMMYRIAAMQPVDIDPSTIKKPMRRNVRISDDPQSVAARHRRERISERIRILQRLVPGGTKMDTASMLDEAIRYVKFLKRQVHDLQSNPQPPAAQIGVVDGTVVGAVEWPATAEARASSSPSSSSSAMRAPLGLGFGFGEQGAHQPRH; encoded by the coding sequence ATGGAGAATAACATTAGCAGCAACAATGGTGGCTCTTGGGATCTTGAGGTGAGCATGGGGAGTCAATTCCCCTTTGATCACACCCCTTTGGAATTGTTTCAGACTGCTGACCCATTCCAGCCCCACGTCAATTCTCCGAGCTTTGCTAACACCCATGCCAGCGTCCAAGGAGGGAGGGAAGGGGagcaggaagaggaagaggaagctctGGGGGCCATGAAGGAGATGATGTACAGGATCGCCGCCATGCAGCCGGTGGACATCGACCCCTCCACCATAAAGAAGCCCATGCGGCGCAACGTGCGGATCAGCGACGACCCGCAGAGCGTGGCGGCGCGGCACCGGCGCGAGCGGATCAGCGAGAGGATCCGCATCCTCCAGCGGCTCGTCCCGGGGGGCACCAAGATGGACACCGCCTCCATGCTCGACGAGGCCATTCGGTACGTCAAGTTCCTCAAGAGGCAGGTGCATGATCTGCAGTCCAACCCTCAGCCACCAGCAGCGCAGATCGGGGTGGTCGACGGGACCGTCGTCGGAGCCGTGGAGTGGCCCGCGACGGCTGAGGCTCGTGCCTCTTCTTcgccctcctcctcatcctccgccATGAGAGCTCCACTGGGACTAGGGTTCGGCTTCGGTGAGCAGGGTGCCCACCAGCCCAGGCACTAA